One genomic segment of Burkholderiaceae bacterium includes these proteins:
- the thiD gene encoding bifunctional hydroxymethylpyrimidine kinase/phosphomethylpyrimidine kinase → MKTIEFTHQYVRVLTIAGSDSGGGAGIQADLKTFAALGCYGMSAITALTAQNTRGVTAIHAAPADFLAAQIDAVLGDIGAHAVKIGMLHASETVRTVAAAIDRHALRAVVLDPVMVSATGAPLIEPPAVQALVNDLFPRASIVTPNLDEAALLLGRPIASAADLEPAAQALLGQGARAVLLKGGHLPGDEVLDVLAIAGQPPQRLTDARIATRNLHGAGCTLSSAIAAHLALGLDLGAAVRAARAYVRQALQEGAKVRTGHGVGPLDHGFAPVAARRLPL, encoded by the coding sequence ATGAAAACCATTGAATTCACCCACCAGTACGTGCGCGTGCTCACCATCGCCGGCAGCGACAGCGGCGGCGGCGCGGGCATCCAGGCCGACCTGAAAACCTTCGCCGCGCTGGGCTGCTACGGCATGAGCGCCATCACCGCGCTGACGGCGCAGAACACCCGGGGCGTCACCGCCATTCACGCCGCGCCGGCGGATTTTCTGGCCGCGCAGATCGACGCCGTGCTGGGCGACATCGGCGCGCACGCGGTCAAGATCGGCATGCTGCACGCGAGCGAAACCGTGCGCACGGTGGCCGCCGCCATCGACCGCCACGCGCTGCGCGCCGTGGTGCTCGACCCGGTGATGGTGTCGGCCACCGGCGCGCCGCTGATCGAGCCGCCCGCCGTGCAGGCGCTGGTCAATGATCTGTTTCCCCGCGCCAGCATCGTCACCCCCAACCTGGACGAGGCCGCGCTGCTGCTGGGCCGTCCCATCGCCAGCGCCGCCGACCTGGAGCCCGCCGCCCAGGCCTTGCTGGGGCAGGGCGCGCGCGCCGTGCTGCTCAAGGGCGGGCACCTGCCGGGCGACGAGGTGCTGGACGTGCTGGCCATCGCCGGCCAGCCGCCGCAGCGCCTGACGGATGCGCGCATCGCCACGCGCAACCTGCACGGCGCGGGCTGCACGCTGTCGTCGGCCATCGCCGCGCACTTGGCGCTGGGGCTGGACCTGGGCGCCGCCGTGCGCGCCGCCCGCGCCTACGTGCGGCAGGCGCTGCAAGAAGGAGCAAAGGT
- a CDS encoding bifunctional hydroxymethylpyrimidine kinase/phosphomethylpyrimidine kinase → MKQAQDAPEKEAMPIVWSIAGNDSGGGAGLSADARAAQAFGVHLCPVVAAVTAQNSRAVTRIEPVPPDVLDAQLAALADDMPPAAIKTGLLGSAGNIAVLARWVDRLRQRAPLALVIDSVLGASTGAAFAGDAVVQAYRDLLLPRATVLTPNEREARRLVGSGASIPMLAQALQAAGAGAIAITGGDSTHAPGWALDWIDTPHARGWLALPRIATPHTHGTGCTFASSAACALALGFVPADALVLAKMATAHAIAHGHAAGQGAGPVLAQAGFGARPERLPLMSWGENFDFDSCSRLLDAGDRPNSFEKSGIGLYAIVDSAERVRQAVQAGVKTVQLRIKAPGAPDAALRASIAQALDACREAGATLVVNDHWRLAAELGAPAAHLGQEDLLALGDAGRAALAASGLRLGISSHSLWELCRARALAPWYAACGPVWPTLTKAMPWRPQGLDNLAWWVRMAGAPVVAIGGILRPDQATQAAQCGAAGVCVVRGLGAQPAQSVPGWQAALAAGHGLPRLPVPALPHPSLLSR, encoded by the coding sequence ATGAAGCAAGCGCAGGATGCTCCTGAAAAAGAAGCGATGCCGATCGTCTGGAGCATTGCCGGCAACGACAGTGGCGGCGGCGCCGGCCTGAGCGCCGATGCGCGCGCCGCGCAGGCCTTTGGCGTGCACCTGTGCCCGGTGGTGGCCGCCGTCACGGCGCAGAACTCGCGGGCGGTGACGCGCATCGAGCCGGTGCCGCCGGACGTGCTGGACGCGCAACTGGCCGCGCTGGCCGACGACATGCCGCCCGCGGCCATCAAGACCGGGCTGCTGGGTAGCGCCGGCAACATCGCCGTGCTGGCGCGCTGGGTGGACCGCCTGCGCCAGCGCGCGCCGCTGGCCCTAGTGATCGACTCGGTGCTGGGCGCCAGCACCGGCGCGGCGTTTGCCGGCGATGCGGTGGTGCAGGCGTATCGCGATCTGCTGCTGCCACGCGCCACGGTGCTGACGCCCAACGAGCGCGAGGCGCGGCGGCTGGTGGGCAGCGGTGCATCCATCCCCATGCTGGCCCAGGCCCTGCAGGCGGCAGGCGCCGGTGCCATCGCCATCACCGGCGGCGACAGCACGCACGCACCGGGTTGGGCGCTGGACTGGATCGACACCCCCCACGCCCGCGGCTGGCTGGCCCTGCCGCGCATCGCCACGCCGCATACCCACGGGACAGGCTGCACCTTTGCCAGCAGCGCGGCCTGCGCGCTGGCGCTGGGCTTCGTGCCGGCCGACGCGCTGGTGCTGGCCAAGATGGCGACGGCGCATGCCATTGCCCACGGCCATGCGGCCGGGCAGGGCGCGGGGCCGGTGCTGGCGCAGGCCGGCTTTGGCGCGCGGCCCGAGCGGCTGCCCCTGATGTCCTGGGGTGAGAACTTCGATTTTGATAGCTGTTCGCGCTTGCTGGATGCTGGCGATAGACCTAATTCGTTTGAAAAAAGCGGCATCGGCCTGTACGCCATCGTGGACAGCGCCGAGCGCGTGCGCCAGGCGGTGCAGGCTGGTGTGAAGACGGTGCAGTTGCGCATCAAGGCGCCCGGCGCGCCCGACGCCGCGTTGCGCGCATCGATCGCGCAGGCCCTGGATGCCTGCCGGGAAGCGGGCGCCACCCTGGTCGTCAACGACCACTGGCGCTTGGCGGCCGAGCTGGGCGCCCCCGCCGCGCACCTGGGCCAGGAAGACCTGTTGGCGCTGGGCGACGCGGGCCGCGCCGCGCTGGCCGCCAGCGGCCTGCGGCTGGGCATCAGCAGCCACAGCCTGTGGGAGCTGTGCCGCGCGCGCGCGCTGGCGCCGTGGTACGCGGCCTGCGGGCCGGTCTGGCCCACGCTGACCAAGGCCATGCCCTGGCGGCCACAGGGCCTGGACAACCTGGCCTGGTGGGTGCGCATGGCCGGCGCGCCGGTGGTGGCCATCGGCGGCATCCTGCGGCCCGATCAGGCCACGCAGGCGGCGCAATGCGGTGCGGCGGGCGTGTGCGTGGTGCGCGGCCTGGGGGCCCAGCCCGCGCAAAGCGTGCCCGGCTGGCAGGCGGCGCTGGCGGCAGGCCACGGTTTGCCGCGCCTGCCCGTGCCGGCGCTGCCCCATCCATCACTCTTGAGTCGATAG
- a CDS encoding thiazole synthase yields the protein MLDTDSWAVGDVRLSSRFLLGTAGYPSPQVLADAMAASGAQVVTVGLRRQLAAGGDNGFVDIIRHAMRQHGARLLPNTAGCTSAREAVQLAHMARELYGTPWVKLEVVGDEYTLQPDPLELVQAARQLARDGFTVFPYCTDDLVTCKRLLDAGCPLLMPWGAPIGSGQGLLNPFALRLLRERLPDVVLIVDAGIGAPSHAAQALEMGFDAVLLNSAVSQSPDPVRMAGAFRQAIEAGRAAYRAGVMARQDFAVATTPVTGNPLLIG from the coding sequence ATGCTTGATACCGATTCCTGGGCGGTGGGCGACGTGCGCCTGTCCAGCCGCTTTCTGCTGGGCACGGCGGGCTATCCGTCGCCCCAGGTGCTGGCCGATGCGATGGCTGCGTCGGGCGCGCAGGTGGTCACCGTGGGCCTCAGGCGCCAGTTGGCCGCGGGCGGCGACAACGGCTTTGTCGACATCATCCGCCACGCCATGCGGCAGCACGGCGCGCGCCTGCTGCCCAACACCGCCGGCTGCACCAGCGCGCGCGAGGCGGTGCAACTGGCCCACATGGCGCGCGAGCTGTACGGCACGCCCTGGGTCAAGCTGGAGGTGGTGGGCGACGAATACACGCTGCAGCCCGACCCGCTGGAGCTGGTGCAGGCGGCGCGGCAACTGGCGCGCGACGGCTTCACGGTGTTCCCGTACTGCACCGACGACCTGGTCACGTGCAAGCGCCTGCTGGACGCCGGCTGCCCGCTGCTGATGCCCTGGGGCGCACCCATCGGCTCGGGCCAGGGCCTGCTCAACCCCTTTGCGCTGCGTTTGCTGCGCGAGCGTTTGCCGGACGTGGTGCTGATCGTGGACGCCGGCATCGGCGCGCCCAGCCACGCGGCGCAGGCGCTGGAGATGGGCTTTGACGCGGTGCTGCTCAACAGCGCCGTCAGCCAGTCGCCCGACCCGGTGCGCATGGCCGGCGCCTTCAGGCAGGCCATCGAGGCCGGGCGCGCCGCGTACCGCGCCGGGGTGATGGCGCGGCAGGATTTTGCCGTCGCCACCACGCCGGTGACGGGCAACCCGCTGTTGATCGGATAA